In a single window of the Halomicroarcula saliterrae genome:
- a CDS encoding type I 3-dehydroquinate dehydratase — protein sequence MDFSAFRLLAAGSDLAMEPHARADADGIELRMDFAAQPLDQLAAYDGDLPVLVTNRVDWEGGEAGDTADRLDRLERALTYDAVTAVDLELAALDGEGDHDAGRVADHAREHGASVVVSTHDFESTPDRDAVVDRLERACEYGDVGKMASTAQSPDDVLAMLGATRELTAAGERVATMCMGEAGRHSRAVAPLYGSRIGYAPVDPAAATAPGQYDLTTLRSLVDQLESE from the coding sequence ATGGATTTCAGCGCCTTCCGGCTGCTCGCGGCCGGGTCGGACCTCGCGATGGAGCCCCACGCGCGGGCCGACGCCGACGGCATCGAACTGCGGATGGACTTCGCGGCCCAGCCCCTCGACCAGCTGGCCGCCTACGACGGCGACCTGCCGGTGCTCGTGACCAACCGCGTCGACTGGGAGGGCGGCGAGGCCGGGGACACCGCCGACCGGCTCGACCGGCTGGAACGGGCCCTGACCTACGACGCCGTCACCGCCGTCGACCTCGAACTCGCCGCACTCGACGGGGAGGGGGACCACGACGCCGGCCGGGTCGCCGACCACGCCCGCGAGCACGGGGCGTCGGTCGTCGTCTCTACCCACGACTTCGAGAGCACGCCGGACCGGGACGCCGTCGTCGACCGACTCGAACGCGCCTGCGAGTACGGCGACGTGGGAAAGATGGCCTCGACCGCGCAGTCACCCGACGACGTGCTGGCGATGCTCGGCGCGACGCGGGAACTCACCGCGGCAGGCGAGCGGGTCGCGACGATGTGTATGGGCGAGGCCGGCCGGCACTCGCGAGCGGTCGCGCCGCTCTATGGCTCGCGCATCGGTTACGCGCCGGTCGACCCCGCGGCGGCGACCGCCCCCGGCCAGTACGACCTGACGACGCTGCGGTCGCTGGTCGACCAGCTCGAAAGTGAGTGA
- the trpA gene encoding tryptophan synthase subunit alpha yields the protein MGLESAFADEPAFVPYLAAGDPNYEDSLSYVEALAAGGADAIELGLPFSEPIAEGTTIQNAIVRSLDAGMTPERFFEFVSDLDVDVPLVCMTYYNLLYQYGADEGPRPFVEKAAEVGVGGFVVPDLPAEEAGPLRAACDEFGLDLVFIVAPTTTQSRLDRMREQVSGYVYVQARLGVTGARDDVDDATEESLARIADWDVPKAVGFGIKTGEHAERIVASGADGIIVGSALVDIVTEGYENGDPTGEVADRLEALARELKQGALRGTQERPQPERT from the coding sequence ATGGGGCTCGAATCGGCCTTCGCGGACGAACCCGCCTTCGTGCCGTATCTCGCCGCCGGGGACCCCAACTACGAGGACTCGCTTTCCTACGTCGAGGCGCTCGCCGCGGGCGGGGCCGACGCTATCGAACTCGGCCTCCCCTTCTCCGAGCCCATCGCCGAGGGGACGACCATCCAGAACGCCATCGTCCGGTCGCTCGACGCGGGGATGACGCCGGAGCGGTTCTTCGAGTTCGTGAGCGACCTCGACGTCGACGTGCCGCTGGTCTGTATGACCTACTACAATCTGCTCTATCAGTACGGGGCCGACGAAGGCCCTCGCCCCTTCGTCGAGAAGGCCGCCGAGGTCGGTGTCGGCGGCTTCGTCGTCCCCGATTTGCCGGCCGAAGAGGCCGGGCCGCTCCGGGCGGCGTGTGACGAGTTCGGCCTCGACCTCGTCTTCATCGTCGCGCCGACGACGACCCAGTCGCGCCTCGACCGGATGCGCGAGCAGGTCTCGGGCTACGTCTACGTGCAGGCCCGTCTGGGCGTCACGGGCGCTCGCGACGACGTGGACGACGCGACCGAGGAGTCACTCGCCCGCATCGCCGACTGGGACGTGCCAAAAGCCGTGGGCTTCGGTATCAAAACCGGCGAGCACGCCGAGCGCATCGTCGCCTCGGGGGCCGACGGGATCATCGTCGGCTCCGCGCTCGTCGATATCGTCACCGAGGGGTACGAGAACGGTGACCCGACCGGCGAGGTCGCCGACAGACTCGAAGCGCTGGCCCGCGAGCTCAAGCAGGGCGCTCTGCGGGGCACACAGGAACGGCCGCAACCGGAACGCACATAA
- the trpC gene encoding indole-3-glycerol phosphate synthase: MESDGRMAPAVESILAAARERGGGGERVAVDPRSLTAAFERAEADGRVPVIAEVKPTSPTADGERADDPVELAEEMVAGGAAALSVLTEPDHFGGSAETLAAVREAVDVPVLRKDFVLHESQLDVVESDVILLIVRFLEADGTDDLDELLDAARERGFQVLVEAHTAAEVERAVDAGADIVGVNNRDLAKLDVDLDTFPEAATAAPEAVTLIAESGIGSPDDVRRMRTAGADALLVGSAIMDHGGDSDVRENTRRLTDAETQT; this comes from the coding sequence ATGGAATCCGACGGACGAATGGCACCAGCAGTGGAGTCGATACTCGCGGCGGCGCGGGAGCGCGGCGGCGGCGGCGAGCGCGTCGCTGTCGACCCGCGCTCGCTCACCGCGGCGTTCGAGCGGGCCGAAGCCGACGGGCGGGTCCCGGTCATCGCAGAGGTGAAACCGACGAGTCCGACCGCGGACGGCGAGCGGGCCGACGACCCGGTCGAACTCGCAGAAGAGATGGTCGCGGGCGGCGCGGCGGCGCTGTCGGTGCTGACCGAACCCGACCACTTCGGCGGTTCGGCGGAGACGCTCGCCGCGGTGCGCGAGGCCGTCGACGTGCCGGTCCTGCGCAAGGACTTCGTCCTCCACGAGAGCCAGCTCGACGTGGTCGAGAGCGACGTGATACTGCTCATCGTCCGCTTTCTGGAGGCCGACGGGACCGACGACCTCGACGAGCTGCTCGATGCGGCCCGCGAGCGGGGCTTTCAGGTGCTCGTCGAGGCCCACACCGCCGCGGAGGTCGAGCGGGCCGTCGACGCGGGCGCGGACATCGTCGGCGTGAACAACCGCGACCTGGCGAAACTGGACGTCGACCTGGACACCTTCCCCGAGGCGGCCACGGCGGCACCCGAAGCCGTCACGCTCATTGCGGAAAGCGGCATAGGCTCACCGGACGACGTTCGCCGGATGCGAACGGCCGGCGCCGACGCCCTGCTGGTCGGCTCGGCTATCATGGACCACGGCGGCGACTCGGACGTTCGCGAGAACACGCGACGACTGACTGACGCGGAGACACAGACATGA
- the trpB gene encoding tryptophan synthase subunit beta, giving the protein MSTDDAHDPKFGEYGGQYVPEALMPAIEELADAYERYVLDNEDGFMDEFRERLADFGGRPTPLQYADQLSERYDTDVYLKREDLLHGGAHKLNNALGQVLLAKYMGKERIIAETGAGQHGTATAMAAAHLDMPCEIYMGETDIARQRPNVFRMKINGSEVVPVTVGRGTLKEAISETMREWATTVENTHYVIGSVVGPHPFPKMVRDFQSVISEEAREQTIEKTGGLPTDVVACAGGGSNTMGAFAEFVDDEDVALHAVEAGGSSLTVDEEEGVAPNSATLSTGDEGVLHGARTKLLQDSDGQIMESHSVSAGLDYAGVGPELAHLVDEERVTPVNVDDDLALEAFHRLSQDEGIIPALETAHAFGYLERVAGTATDGRAAEPRDEHHEEFGDTVVVNVSGRGDKDLETAIEETTKRDLDIAPDMSMLNRMGGGL; this is encoded by the coding sequence ATGAGTACGGACGACGCACACGACCCCAAGTTCGGCGAGTACGGCGGACAGTACGTACCTGAGGCACTGATGCCGGCCATAGAGGAGCTGGCCGACGCCTACGAGCGGTACGTGCTGGACAACGAGGACGGATTTATGGACGAGTTCCGGGAGCGGCTGGCGGACTTCGGCGGCCGGCCGACGCCGCTGCAGTACGCAGACCAGCTCTCGGAACGGTACGACACCGACGTCTACCTGAAACGCGAGGACCTCCTGCACGGGGGCGCCCACAAGCTCAACAACGCGCTGGGCCAGGTGCTGCTCGCCAAATACATGGGGAAAGAACGCATCATCGCCGAGACCGGCGCCGGCCAGCACGGCACCGCGACGGCGATGGCCGCGGCCCATCTGGATATGCCCTGTGAGATATACATGGGCGAGACCGACATCGCCCGACAGCGTCCCAACGTCTTCCGGATGAAGATAAACGGCTCCGAGGTCGTCCCCGTCACCGTCGGCCGGGGCACGCTCAAGGAGGCCATCTCGGAGACGATGCGCGAGTGGGCGACGACCGTCGAGAACACGCACTACGTCATCGGCAGCGTGGTCGGCCCCCATCCGTTCCCGAAGATGGTCCGGGACTTCCAGTCCGTCATCAGCGAGGAGGCCCGCGAACAGACCATCGAGAAAACGGGCGGGCTCCCCACCGATGTCGTCGCCTGTGCCGGCGGCGGCTCGAACACGATGGGCGCCTTCGCCGAGTTCGTGGACGACGAGGACGTGGCGCTACACGCCGTCGAGGCGGGCGGCTCCTCGCTCACCGTCGACGAGGAGGAGGGCGTCGCGCCCAACTCGGCGACCCTCTCGACCGGCGACGAGGGCGTGTTACACGGCGCGCGCACCAAACTGCTGCAGGATTCGGACGGCCAGATCATGGAGTCCCACTCCGTCTCCGCGGGACTGGACTACGCCGGCGTCGGTCCAGAGCTCGCGCATCTGGTCGACGAGGAGCGGGTCACACCGGTCAACGTCGACGACGACCTCGCCCTGGAGGCGTTCCACCGGCTCTCTCAGGACGAGGGTATCATCCCGGCCCTGGAGACGGCCCACGCCTTCGGCTACCTGGAGCGCGTGGCGGGGACCGCTACGGACGGTCGAGCGGCGGAGCCGCGAGACGAGCACCACGAGGAGTTCGGCGACACCGTGGTCGTCAACGTCTCCGGACGCGGTGACAAGGACCTCGAAACGGCCATCGAGGAGACAACCAAGCGCGACCTGGACATCGCGCCCGACATGTCCATGCTCAACCGCATGGGCGGTGGTCTCTGA
- a CDS encoding zinc ribbon domain-containing protein, which yields MTETGRKRPWLAAVLAFIYPGLGHVYLREWLRAVLWFGLVVSTSTLLVQDSVMAPLDGGISVDALLAVSQNIPLQASVALFAITALSMVDAYWMATRENVETEVVEGMKCPHCGKELEEDLDFCHWCTTKLDRPADPEQ from the coding sequence ATGACCGAGACAGGGCGAAAGCGGCCGTGGCTCGCCGCCGTCCTCGCCTTCATCTACCCCGGACTGGGACACGTCTATCTCCGAGAGTGGCTGCGAGCGGTCCTGTGGTTCGGCCTCGTCGTCAGCACCAGTACGCTGCTGGTTCAGGACTCGGTGATGGCGCCGCTCGACGGCGGCATCTCCGTCGACGCGCTGCTCGCCGTCTCACAGAACATCCCGCTGCAGGCGTCGGTGGCGCTGTTTGCCATCACCGCCCTGAGCATGGTCGACGCCTACTGGATGGCGACCCGCGAGAACGTCGAGACCGAGGTCGTCGAGGGCATGAAGTGCCCCCACTGCGGGAAGGAGCTGGAAGAGGACCTCGACTTCTGTCACTGGTGTACGACGAAGCTGGACCGCCCCGCCGACCCCGAGCAGTAG
- a CDS encoding 2-amino-3,7-dideoxy-D-threo-hept-6-ulosonate synthase has product MNTGTRARLDRIGTDGRYVVVPMDHGITLGATQGLKELESTVDAITRGGADAVLTQRGVADRVHPNKNDAGYIAHLNGSTVIGPDENDKRMTGTVEDAVRVGADAVSMHINVGSVHEREQIEDLAKMTSEAERYGLPVLAMTYARGPDIDPEADDYNQAVGHAVRLGEELGADVVKTGYTGDAESFQHVVESTSLPVVIAGGSKGTDEETLSMVRGAMDAGASGVSMGRSIFQHDEPEKIARAVASVVHDDAEADSALRDAGLAVEA; this is encoded by the coding sequence ATGAACACAGGGACACGCGCTCGACTCGACCGCATCGGGACAGACGGCCGGTACGTCGTCGTCCCCATGGACCACGGTATCACACTCGGCGCCACGCAGGGGCTGAAAGAGCTCGAATCGACCGTCGACGCCATCACGCGCGGGGGGGCCGACGCGGTGCTCACCCAGCGCGGCGTCGCCGACCGCGTCCATCCGAACAAGAACGACGCGGGCTACATCGCTCACCTCAACGGTTCGACCGTCATCGGCCCCGACGAGAACGACAAGCGGATGACCGGCACTGTCGAGGACGCCGTCCGCGTCGGCGCCGACGCCGTCTCTATGCATATCAACGTCGGCAGCGTCCACGAACGCGAACAGATAGAAGACCTCGCGAAGATGACCAGCGAGGCCGAACGCTACGGCCTGCCGGTGCTTGCGATGACCTACGCCCGCGGGCCAGATATCGACCCCGAGGCCGACGACTACAACCAGGCCGTCGGCCACGCCGTCCGACTCGGCGAAGAACTGGGCGCCGACGTGGTAAAGACCGGCTACACGGGCGACGCCGAGAGCTTCCAGCACGTCGTGGAGTCGACCAGCCTGCCGGTGGTCATCGCCGGCGGCTCGAAGGGGACCGACGAGGAGACCCTCTCGATGGTCCGTGGCGCGATGGACGCCGGTGCCTCCGGCGTCTCGATGGGCCGGTCCATCTTCCAGCACGACGAGCCCGAGAAGATAGCGCGGGCCGTCGCGAGCGTCGTCCACGACGACGCGGAAGCCGATTCGGCCCTTCGTGACGCCGGGCTGGCTGTCGAAGCCTGA
- a CDS encoding 3-dehydroquinate synthase II — protein sequence MTRTVWLKADSAVGDWETRRRRITAGLEAGVDWVLVDKSDVEKVRELGQVNIAAFSDGDVHVMEAEEDESDADATIVGKDGEGDGTVDLPTDFSGSADLSVLRQNGSAPDGGYVRIFDEDYEAFAEAVAAEADYTIVIGDDWQIIPLENLIARVGDETELITGVQTAEDARTAYETLELGVDGVLLDTDDVDEIRKTVEVRDEAGRESVELEYATVTAVEQTGSADRVCIDTGNLMEHDEGMLVGSMARGLFFVHAETAESPYVASRPFRVNAGAVHAYVRTPDGGTKYLSELQSGDEVQIVDEQGHTREAIVGRAKIEKRPMFRVQAETAEGDRIETLLQNAETIKVHSREGRIAVTDLEAGDEILVHYEDTATHFGEKIEESIIEK from the coding sequence ATGACACGAACCGTCTGGCTCAAGGCCGACAGCGCGGTCGGCGACTGGGAGACACGCAGACGACGCATCACCGCCGGTCTGGAGGCCGGCGTGGACTGGGTGCTGGTCGACAAGAGCGACGTCGAGAAGGTCCGCGAACTGGGACAGGTCAACATCGCCGCGTTCTCCGACGGGGACGTCCACGTCATGGAGGCCGAGGAGGACGAGAGCGACGCGGACGCCACCATCGTGGGCAAGGACGGCGAGGGCGACGGCACCGTCGACCTCCCGACCGACTTCTCCGGCTCCGCTGACCTCTCCGTGTTGCGCCAGAACGGTTCGGCGCCGGACGGCGGCTACGTCCGTATCTTCGACGAGGACTACGAGGCGTTCGCCGAGGCCGTCGCGGCCGAAGCCGACTACACCATCGTCATCGGCGACGACTGGCAGATCATCCCCCTCGAAAATCTCATCGCCCGGGTCGGCGACGAGACCGAACTCATCACCGGCGTCCAGACGGCCGAGGACGCCCGCACCGCCTACGAGACGCTGGAGCTCGGCGTCGACGGCGTCCTGCTCGACACCGACGACGTCGACGAGATTCGCAAGACCGTCGAGGTCCGCGACGAGGCCGGCCGCGAGAGCGTCGAACTGGAGTACGCCACTGTGACGGCCGTCGAGCAGACGGGGTCGGCCGACCGGGTCTGTATCGACACGGGCAATCTGATGGAACACGACGAGGGGATGCTCGTCGGCTCGATGGCCCGCGGGCTCTTTTTCGTCCACGCCGAGACGGCCGAGTCGCCATACGTCGCCTCCCGGCCGTTCCGGGTCAACGCCGGCGCGGTCCACGCCTACGTGCGCACCCCCGACGGCGGCACGAAGTACCTCTCGGAGCTGCAGTCGGGCGACGAGGTCCAGATAGTGGACGAACAGGGCCACACCCGCGAGGCCATCGTCGGCCGCGCGAAGATAGAGAAACGGCCGATGTTCCGTGTCCAGGCCGAGACGGCGGAGGGCGACCGCATCGAGACGCTGCTCCAGAACGCGGAGACCATCAAGGTCCACTCCCGGGAGGGGCGCATCGCCGTCACCGATCTCGAAGCGGGCGACGAGATTCTCGTCCACTACGAGGACACGGCGACACACTTCGGCGAGAAGATCGAAGAGAGCATCATCGAGAAGTAA
- a CDS encoding carbon starvation protein A codes for MVQVLWLVVATLLTFSVGYIGYSRYLTRFVELDDDNETPAHRYEDGQEYVPSKKPVLLGHHYSSIAGGAPIVGPITAGVVWGWVPALLWIAIGNPLMGAVHDFVSLSGSLRHEGKSIGYIIGEYVGERGKNMLLWFAFLTIILVVAVFALVVAIVFDAYPAAATASFVYIALALVFGVYLYQLDLPFLLGTALFVTAVFAGVYVGILYPIALFPAAEAGAYPAETIVLFGSGLASLVPAAGTLGANTAAWIPVVLLYAAIASVLPVWTLLQPRDFLSSFLLYAGVGGALLAIIVGTIFGTSAEPLAISLEPYYGFMGTAGLPLFPLLFVTIACGTISGFHSLVSSGTTAKQLNKESDARAIGYGGMLGEGLLATVALGTVAIAGVTAGSGIGRALPNFASGGSVMLTSFGIPTRYGAPFMALVLVSFLLTSTDTAVRLGRYMAEEIVGTPDAASAPVETVQSVGINRYSNAVIQCLVAYALVASGSWASLWPLFGGANQLLAALALLTATVWLANWDDDKQLVSTGVPMALMTVVTVCALLYLALYQNLYQQFVLGGFAEGAGLVARVSVAVQIVLALVLVGLALSLVGIGYRNIRDVRERPEGVPADD; via the coding sequence ATGGTACAGGTACTCTGGCTCGTCGTGGCGACACTGCTCACGTTCAGCGTCGGATACATCGGGTATTCGAGATACCTCACGCGGTTCGTCGAACTCGACGACGACAACGAGACACCGGCTCACAGGTACGAGGACGGACAGGAGTACGTCCCCTCGAAGAAGCCGGTGTTGCTGGGCCACCACTACTCCAGCATCGCCGGCGGGGCGCCCATCGTCGGCCCCATCACCGCCGGCGTCGTCTGGGGCTGGGTGCCCGCGCTGCTGTGGATAGCTATCGGGAACCCGTTGATGGGCGCGGTCCACGACTTCGTCTCGCTGTCGGGGAGCCTGCGCCACGAGGGCAAGTCCATCGGCTACATCATCGGCGAGTACGTCGGCGAGCGGGGCAAGAACATGCTGCTCTGGTTCGCCTTCCTCACGATAATCCTCGTCGTCGCGGTGTTCGCACTGGTCGTCGCCATCGTCTTCGACGCCTATCCGGCGGCCGCGACTGCCAGTTTCGTCTACATCGCGCTGGCGCTCGTTTTCGGCGTCTACCTCTATCAGCTGGACCTCCCCTTCCTCCTCGGGACTGCCCTCTTCGTCACCGCCGTCTTCGCCGGTGTCTACGTCGGCATCCTGTACCCCATCGCGCTGTTCCCGGCCGCCGAGGCCGGCGCCTACCCCGCCGAGACTATCGTTCTCTTCGGTTCGGGGCTGGCGTCACTGGTGCCCGCCGCCGGCACCCTCGGGGCCAACACCGCCGCGTGGATTCCGGTCGTCCTCCTCTATGCCGCCATCGCCTCGGTGCTCCCGGTCTGGACGCTGCTCCAGCCGCGTGACTTTCTCTCCTCGTTCCTGCTGTACGCCGGCGTCGGCGGGGCGCTGCTGGCCATCATCGTCGGGACGATATTCGGGACGTCCGCCGAGCCGCTGGCCATCTCGCTCGAACCGTACTACGGCTTCATGGGGACCGCCGGGCTGCCGCTGTTCCCGCTGCTCTTCGTCACTATCGCCTGTGGGACCATCAGCGGCTTCCACTCGCTGGTCTCCTCCGGGACGACCGCCAAACAGCTGAACAAGGAGTCGGACGCCCGCGCCATCGGCTACGGCGGGATGCTCGGCGAGGGCCTGCTGGCGACGGTCGCGCTCGGCACCGTCGCTATCGCGGGCGTCACGGCCGGCAGCGGTATCGGCCGCGCGCTGCCGAACTTCGCCTCCGGCGGGTCGGTGATGCTTACGAGCTTCGGTATCCCGACCCGGTACGGTGCGCCGTTCATGGCCCTCGTGCTGGTGAGTTTCCTCCTGACCTCGACGGACACGGCGGTCCGGCTGGGTCGCTACATGGCCGAGGAGATCGTCGGGACGCCCGACGCGGCCAGCGCCCCCGTCGAGACTGTTCAGTCGGTCGGCATCAACCGCTACAGCAACGCCGTCATCCAGTGTCTGGTCGCCTACGCGCTGGTCGCCAGCGGCTCCTGGGCGAGCCTCTGGCCGCTCTTTGGCGGGGCGAACCAGCTCCTCGCCGCGCTCGCCCTGCTGACCGCGACGGTGTGGCTGGCCAACTGGGACGACGACAAACAGCTCGTCAGCACCGGCGTCCCGATGGCGCTGATGACCGTCGTCACCGTCTGTGCGCTGCTGTATCTCGCCCTGTATCAGAACCTCTACCAGCAGTTCGTCCTCGGGGGCTTCGCCGAGGGCGCCGGCCTCGTCGCCCGGGTCTCCGTCGCCGTCCAGATAGTCCTCGCGCTGGTGCTCGTGGGGCTCGCGCTCTCGCTCGTGGGTATCGGCTACCGGAACATCCGCGACGTGCGCGAGCGGCCCGAGGGGGTGCCCGCCGACGACTAG
- a CDS encoding ArsA family ATPase → MDRFVFFGGKGGVGKTTVASAYGVQCARDGLETLLVSTDPAHSTSDVFEQRFDDDPAPVDGYAGLSAMELDPDEEVERHMRDIRRAMSDQVSPAIVNEIDRQIELAHRTPGAYEAALFDRFIDVMRESDDYDRVVFDTSPTGGTLRLLALPEFLQSWVERLREKRAASVDLFEKAAVGGSEARATLEDDPIIRRLTERKETFEFAGRVLAEQAQFFLVCNPDDLSIAESHRAVEDLREAGLTVGGLVVNKVAPAPDEGETGTGATYLRERHRAEQARLDRIHAEFDQPVVAVLEQRAGADGTALLGALTDELDLDTAVDPQQA, encoded by the coding sequence ATGGACCGGTTCGTCTTCTTCGGCGGGAAAGGCGGGGTCGGCAAGACCACCGTAGCCAGTGCCTACGGCGTCCAGTGCGCCCGCGACGGGCTGGAGACGCTGCTGGTCTCGACCGACCCGGCCCACAGCACCTCGGACGTCTTCGAGCAGCGCTTCGACGACGACCCGGCGCCAGTGGACGGCTACGCCGGGCTCTCGGCGATGGAACTGGACCCCGACGAGGAGGTCGAGCGCCACATGCGCGACATCAGGCGAGCGATGTCCGACCAGGTGAGCCCGGCCATCGTCAACGAAATCGACCGCCAGATAGAGCTGGCCCACCGGACGCCGGGCGCCTACGAGGCCGCGCTGTTCGACCGCTTCATCGACGTGATGCGCGAGAGCGACGACTACGACCGCGTCGTCTTCGACACCTCACCGACGGGCGGGACCCTGCGTCTGCTCGCGCTCCCCGAGTTCCTCCAGTCGTGGGTCGAACGGTTGCGCGAGAAGCGCGCGGCGAGTGTCGACCTCTTCGAGAAGGCCGCTGTCGGCGGGAGCGAAGCGCGCGCGACGCTCGAGGACGACCCCATCATCCGGCGACTCACCGAGCGCAAGGAGACCTTCGAGTTCGCCGGCCGCGTCCTCGCCGAGCAGGCGCAGTTCTTCCTCGTGTGCAACCCGGACGACCTCTCTATCGCGGAGTCACACCGCGCGGTCGAGGACCTGCGCGAGGCCGGACTCACCGTCGGTGGCCTCGTCGTTAACAAGGTCGCGCCGGCGCCCGACGAGGGCGAGACCGGCACGGGCGCGACCTACCTCCGGGAGCGTCACCGAGCCGAGCAAGCGCGGCTCGACCGCATCCACGCGGAGTTCGACCAGCCCGTCGTCGCGGTGCTCGAACAGCGCGCGGGAGCCGACGGGACCGCCCTGCTAGGGGCGCTCACCGACGAACTCGACCTCGACACGGCCGTCGATCCACAGCAAGCCTGA